In the genome of Lynx canadensis isolate LIC74 chromosome F1, mLynCan4.pri.v2, whole genome shotgun sequence, one region contains:
- the RPS27 gene encoding 40S ribosomal protein S27: MPLAKDLLHPSPEEEKRKHKKKRLVQSPNSYFMDVKCPGCYKITTVFSHAQTVVLCVGCSTVLCQPTGGKARLTEGCSFRRKQH; encoded by the exons ATGCCC CTCGCGAAGGACCTCCTGCACCCGTCCCcggaagaggagaagaggaagcacAAGAAGAAGCGCCTGGTGCAGAGCCCCAACTCCTACTTCATGGACGTGAAGTGCCCGG GGTGCTACAAAATCACCACCGTGTTCAGCCACGCGCAGACGGTGGTGCTGTGTGTGGGCTGCTCCACCGTCCTGTGCCAGCCGACAGGAGGAAAAGCAAGGCTCACAGAAG GATGCTCCTTTAGACGGAAGCAGCACTAA
- the RAB13 gene encoding ras-related protein Rab-13 encodes MAKAYDHLFKLLLIGDSGVGKTCLIIRFAEDNFNNTYISTIGIDFKIRTVDIEGKKIKLQVWDTAGQERFKTITTAYYRGAMGIILVYDITDEKSFENIQNWMKSIKENASAGVQRLLLGNKCDMEAKRRVRKEQADQLAREHGIRFFETSAKSSTNVDEAFSSLARDILLKSGGRRSGNSHRPPGADLRACDKKSSSRCSLG; translated from the exons ATGGCCAAAGCCTACGACCACCTCTTCAAGTTGCTGCTGATCGGGGACTCGGGGGTGGGCAAGACTTGTCTGATCATTCGCTTTGCAGAAGACAACTTCAACAACACTTACATCTCCACTATCG GAATCGACTTCAAGATCCGCACCGTGGATATAGAGGGGAAGAAGATCAAATTGCAGGTCTG GGACACGGCTGGCCAGGAGCGATTCAAGACGATCACCACCGCCTACTACCGCGGGGCCATG GGCATTATCCTAGTGTATGACATCACAGATGAGAAATCCTTCGAGAACATTCAGAACTGGATGAAAAGCatcaaagag AATGCCTCTGCAGGGGTGCAGCGTCTGCTGCTGGGGAACAAGTGTGACATGGAGGCCAAGAGGAGAGTGCGGAAGGAGCAGGCCGATCAG CTGGCTCGGGAGCATGGAATTCGATTCTTCGAGACAAGTGCCAAATCCAGCACAAATGTGGATGAG GCTTTCAGCTCCCTGGCCCGGGACATCTTGCTCAAGTCAGGAGGCCGGAGATCG GGAAACAGCCACAGGCCCCCTGGCGCGGACCTGAGAGCTTGTGACAAGAAGAGCAGCAGCAGGTGCTCCCTCGGCTGA